Proteins from a genomic interval of Methanoplanus endosymbiosus:
- a CDS encoding PAS domain S-box protein — translation MSDPLYPPFFRVQRRERLVICLSILAAVILVNILFLVNGYTLISSHLYYIPILLFVIWFGRKGFYLSLGIIFFYIVSFWILIPDNSAMDGTLLRALVMISVALIISFLSEEFIKNFSGFNALFRNIPAPAVNMDKSGRILDANDKFADLIKFKCPDVKGLNVLELDLFSGENREKIHNSIKKCIDGEKPEESVISSEIVTPDGIKKYNLLFIMISQNQKNFGFIMAFHDLTDILSAKSELLRINELLDNIISFLPVPAFAMDRDHNVTHWNVALENYTGISAGDIIGTRDAWKPFFKKKTPMLADLIIDNNGRDAELFSYQSSAFGRNGIEETRYFNNTDGINDIWFRMSAELLKDNDGNITGAIQVFEDITGLKKTEKELLESRELYREVVDVNSEYIVRFREDHTITFCNEAYCKLTGKNPDEISGSLFGHDMCGEDISVFTDFYSSLTPDKFSGSVEYRAVLPDGGIRWIRWDIVAFFDEYNNVREYQAIGRDFTDQKNAVDYLLKAEKKFRDLCDFLPQTVFELDIKRNVVFLNKRGCNKLGYSPDDLKKGLGFLDLVTPEDHNRALDNIVLSSYGQELGIRYSMKKKDGTLFGAMLFTSPIMRENTPVGVRGIVIDLSSVEEPDAAYDLSHNLYIENLKESLKEKETLLKEVHHRVKNNLQIITSILRLHSYNTSDQGLKDILQECYNQVYSMSMLHEKMYRSDTLSDVDADEHIRSLGTYLINEISARGADVGFLTDIDPEIRFSLDKGIPLSLMLNEMITNSLKYAFSGENPGQITISLKKDNSNNYRLIYSDNGCGLPEDFRIEDSDSLGFELIINLAEQLDGNLDIENNGGLKYIMIFPVQ, via the coding sequence ATGTCTGATCCTCTTTATCCACCTTTTTTTAGAGTTCAGAGGAGAGAGCGTCTGGTGATCTGTCTCTCTATTCTTGCAGCGGTGATCCTGGTAAATATTCTTTTTCTGGTGAATGGCTATACCCTGATATCATCCCATCTGTATTACATACCAATTTTACTGTTTGTAATCTGGTTTGGCAGGAAGGGTTTTTATCTCTCTCTTGGCATTATTTTCTTTTATATTGTGTCTTTCTGGATATTAATTCCGGACAATAGTGCTATGGACGGGACACTGCTAAGGGCCCTTGTTATGATCTCAGTCGCACTTATCATCTCATTTTTAAGTGAGGAGTTTATAAAGAATTTTTCCGGTTTCAATGCCCTCTTCAGAAATATCCCTGCACCTGCGGTAAATATGGATAAATCAGGTAGAATTCTGGATGCAAACGATAAATTTGCTGATCTGATTAAATTTAAGTGTCCGGATGTTAAAGGCTTAAATGTTCTTGAACTTGACCTCTTCTCCGGAGAAAACCGTGAAAAGATCCACAATTCCATAAAAAAATGCATTGATGGAGAAAAACCGGAAGAGTCTGTTATAAGCTCCGAAATTGTTACGCCTGACGGAATAAAAAAATATAACCTTTTATTTATTATGATCTCACAGAATCAGAAGAATTTTGGTTTTATTATGGCATTTCATGATCTCACAGATATATTATCTGCAAAATCAGAACTTCTCAGAATAAATGAACTTCTGGATAATATCATCAGTTTTCTTCCGGTTCCGGCATTTGCGATGGACAGAGATCATAATGTTACACACTGGAATGTGGCACTTGAGAATTATACCGGAATTTCTGCCGGAGATATTATTGGGACCAGAGATGCGTGGAAACCTTTTTTTAAGAAAAAAACTCCGATGCTTGCAGATCTGATTATAGATAATAATGGGAGGGATGCAGAACTCTTTTCATATCAATCATCCGCATTTGGGCGCAATGGTATTGAGGAGACGAGATATTTCAATAATACGGATGGGATAAATGATATCTGGTTCAGAATGAGTGCAGAACTTCTGAAGGATAATGATGGCAATATTACAGGTGCAATTCAGGTTTTTGAAGATATAACCGGACTCAAAAAAACTGAGAAAGAACTGCTCGAGAGCCGTGAGCTTTACAGGGAAGTAGTGGATGTAAATTCTGAATATATTGTACGATTCAGAGAGGATCATACCATTACATTCTGCAATGAGGCGTACTGTAAATTAACCGGAAAAAATCCGGATGAGATATCCGGAAGTCTTTTTGGACATGATATGTGCGGGGAGGATATCTCAGTATTCACCGATTTTTACAGTTCACTCACTCCGGATAAATTTTCCGGATCAGTTGAGTACAGGGCAGTACTGCCTGACGGTGGAATTCGCTGGATTAGGTGGGATATAGTTGCATTTTTTGATGAATATAATAATGTCCGTGAATATCAGGCAATAGGAAGGGATTTCACTGACCAGAAAAATGCGGTCGACTATCTGTTAAAGGCTGAGAAGAAATTCAGGGATCTCTGTGATTTTCTGCCTCAGACAGTATTTGAACTGGATATTAAGAGAAATGTTGTCTTCCTTAACAAAAGGGGCTGTAACAAACTGGGCTATTCTCCGGATGACCTGAAAAAAGGTCTTGGTTTTCTTGATCTTGTAACTCCTGAGGATCATAACCGTGCACTTGACAATATTGTCCTCTCATCATATGGACAGGAGCTTGGAATCAGATATTCCATGAAAAAGAAGGATGGGACATTATTTGGTGCAATGCTCTTTACAAGCCCTATTATGAGAGAAAATACCCCGGTAGGTGTCAGGGGAATTGTCATAGATTTAAGCAGTGTTGAGGAACCTGATGCTGCTTATGATCTCAGCCATAATTTATACATCGAAAATCTTAAAGAGTCACTTAAGGAGAAAGAGACACTGTTAAAGGAGGTCCATCACAGAGTAAAGAATAATCTTCAGATTATTACAAGTATCCTGAGGCTGCACTCCTATAATACATCTGATCAGGGCTTAAAGGATATATTGCAGGAATGCTACAATCAGGTCTATTCGATGAGTATGCTTCATGAAAAGATGTATCGTTCAGATACCCTTTCAGATGTTGATGCTGATGAACATATCAGATCTCTTGGTACATATCTTATAAATGAGATATCTGCAAGAGGTGCAGATGTTGGATTTTTGACCGATATTGATCCTGAGATCAGGTTTTCTCTCGACAAGGGTATTCCTCTCAGCCTTATGCTGAATGAAATGATTACCAACTCATTGAAGTACGCTTTTTCAGGAGAAAATCCCGGACAAATAACTATTTCTCTCAAAAAGGACAATTCAAATAATTACAGGCTTATATACTCAGATAATGGCTGTGGCCTTCCTGAGGATTTCAGAATAGAGGATTCCGACAGCCTGGGTTTTGAGCTGATTATAAATCTGGCAGAACAGCTTGATGGTAATCTTGATATTGAAAATAACGGCGGTCTTAAGTATATAATGATCTTTCCGGTACAGTAA
- a CDS encoding energy-coupling factor transporter transmembrane component T family protein — translation MAEILQYKRINGIFHNLNALSKVLFLIFVLLTAIAATDPVIIAGLVVVLFILSAIGKFAGELARQVPMLVFLSAGLVLLTVLTMQSGDVVGYLIPSAIPVIGGHIPITTGALNFAAILSLRFFAMLFAFQILIISTQPRDLVHALQKARMPVDYTLMLLIAIRFIPSLQLEGKRIQEAQLARAYNPGGGAMGKVKSLTPIIIPLVSNALGKANVLGLTIDMRGLRTMKRTPLVEDRLKSADYICIALILVAGAVMAAYFAGILTF, via the coding sequence ATGGCAGAGATATTACAGTACAAAAGAATAAACGGCATATTTCACAACTTAAATGCACTCTCAAAGGTGCTCTTTTTAATTTTTGTACTGCTGACCGCAATTGCAGCGACTGATCCTGTGATCATTGCCGGGCTTGTGGTAGTTCTGTTCATCCTCTCTGCAATCGGTAAATTTGCAGGTGAACTTGCACGGCAGGTTCCAATGCTTGTATTCCTCTCTGCCGGACTTGTGCTGCTTACTGTTCTTACCATGCAGAGCGGGGATGTGGTTGGTTATCTAATCCCATCTGCAATTCCCGTAATCGGAGGACATATACCGATTACCACAGGTGCCCTTAACTTTGCGGCAATTCTCTCACTGAGATTCTTTGCAATGCTCTTTGCATTCCAGATATTAATCATATCCACACAGCCAAGGGATCTTGTCCATGCACTCCAGAAGGCCAGAATGCCGGTGGACTACACATTAATGCTCCTGATAGCAATCAGGTTTATCCCAAGTCTTCAGCTTGAGGGAAAGAGAATTCAGGAGGCTCAGCTTGCACGGGCATACAATCCGGGCGGCGGAGCAATGGGAAAGGTAAAGTCACTGACACCGATCATAATTCCGCTTGTATCAAACGCTCTTGGAAAAGCAAATGTCCTGGGGCTTACCATCGACATGAGGGGCTTAAGGACAATGAAGAGGACACCGCTTGTTGAAGATCGGTTAAAGAGTGCAGATTATATCTGTATTGCCCTGATTCTTGTTGCAGGTGCTGTGATGGCGGCGTATTTTGCCGGAATTCTGACATTCTAA
- a CDS encoding serine hydrolase, which yields MTYIKAILRYSITILLILLLPSLTSAISAPYVGIDNVDLVWSESESEDFVNYQLYRDGVLIVTITERMTTEYRAGDLDSGKDYTFRLVENRSDSGPVESSIDVCPGNVNGMLIPGDGNISSKESPVHNYTAAGNYTVSLTVANNGVSSNILNADYIPGSINCDFNDNGVVDIGDISKVAYMVADLTPVDLAADFNDDGKVDVGDAAKIAYYFVGKISEPDSQFGNILDSYSLSDKPGVVVYVTGDKGTYSATAGLSDLEAKKGVSANDLFRIASATKSFVATVVLQLAEEGLIDLDAPIGNYLPEDIASSVANADEATVRDTLQMRSGIPDYMTDGFDDAVEDDPSHWWTAEEVVTYSYDIPPGFSPREKFEYCNNNYVLLQILIEKITGNPLADELENRIFGPVGMNSCYLESPENTGAGIVRGYEEANGKFTDVTMYNDGFGLGDGGIVGNAEDLAKFMPALMNGKFISSNTLSQMLQTVPDDSGDGYGLGIAVIDKPFGRLVGHDGSSGGFASEIYCLPECNTSIVVLTNNFDSEIAEEILFRVAEKMK from the coding sequence ATGACTTATATTAAAGCCATTTTACGTTATTCAATTACAATTTTGCTTATTTTGTTATTGCCGTCTTTAACATCCGCAATCTCAGCTCCATATGTTGGGATTGATAACGTTGATCTTGTCTGGAGTGAGTCTGAGTCGGAAGATTTTGTAAATTATCAGCTCTACCGGGATGGAGTACTAATAGTTACTATTACTGAGAGGATGACAACAGAATACCGCGCCGGAGATCTTGATTCCGGTAAAGATTATACATTCAGACTTGTTGAAAACAGGAGTGATTCGGGGCCTGTTGAATCATCTATTGATGTTTGTCCCGGAAATGTTAATGGGATGCTCATCCCTGGTGACGGTAATATATCATCAAAGGAAAGTCCGGTGCACAACTACACGGCAGCCGGCAATTATACTGTCAGCCTGACAGTTGCCAATAACGGCGTTAGCAGCAATATATTAAATGCAGATTATATTCCTGGATCTATTAATTGTGACTTCAACGACAATGGAGTGGTCGATATTGGTGATATATCAAAGGTTGCATACATGGTTGCAGACTTAACTCCGGTGGATCTGGCTGCTGATTTTAATGATGACGGAAAAGTTGATGTCGGAGACGCTGCAAAGATTGCATATTATTTTGTAGGAAAAATTAGTGAACCTGACAGCCAGTTTGGTAATATTCTTGATTCATATTCTCTTTCAGATAAACCCGGAGTTGTGGTTTATGTGACCGGAGATAAGGGCACTTATTCCGCAACCGCCGGTCTTTCAGATCTTGAGGCGAAGAAGGGTGTCTCTGCAAACGATCTCTTCCGTATTGCAAGTGCAACAAAATCGTTTGTTGCAACGGTTGTACTGCAGCTGGCAGAAGAAGGACTCATTGATCTGGATGCACCGATTGGTAACTATCTGCCTGAAGATATTGCATCCTCTGTTGCAAATGCGGATGAGGCAACTGTCAGGGATACTCTGCAGATGAGAAGCGGAATTCCGGATTACATGACAGATGGATTTGATGATGCAGTGGAAGATGATCCCTCCCACTGGTGGACAGCGGAAGAGGTTGTAACCTACAGTTATGATATTCCGCCTGGATTTTCTCCGCGAGAGAAGTTTGAATACTGCAATAACAATTATGTCCTGCTCCAGATTCTTATTGAGAAGATTACCGGAAATCCACTTGCTGATGAACTGGAGAACCGGATATTCGGTCCTGTCGGTATGAACTCATGCTACCTCGAAAGTCCGGAAAATACCGGTGCTGGAATTGTCAGGGGATATGAAGAGGCTAACGGAAAATTTACTGACGTTACCATGTACAATGACGGCTTTGGCCTTGGTGATGGCGGTATTGTCGGAAATGCCGAGGATCTTGCTAAATTTATGCCTGCACTTATGAACGGGAAGTTTATCAGCAGCAATACCCTTTCACAGATGCTTCAGACAGTTCCGGATGACTCCGGGGATGGCTACGGTCTTGGTATTGCAGTGATTGATAAACCCTTTGGCCGTCTTGTTGGTCATGATGGCTCATCAGGTGGTTTTGCCTCGGAGATATACTGTCTGCCTGAGTGTAATACAAGCATAGTTGTCCTGACAAATAATTTTGATTCGGAAATCGCTGAAGAAATTCTGTTTCGTGTTGCTGAAAAAATGAAGTAA
- a CDS encoding ABC transporter ATP-binding protein translates to MKSRDIAIAGILLAIGAILRYLSNIVPGAIVANPIIALYCLAIILIRPKLKDALGIGIVAGIISAIISHSIFPPANLISEPIGALVCLGVYNLTRNRVPLSPGISTFIATLASGFSFLIISIAVIMSSIISAPGESFTFELFVLTVSPIIILTAIANSVITQILSIPSSRILMRNSSGIPEDSSVSGHAGATAGKKEITDKFPAFRFENYSYSYPQGEGKALSSIDLEIKKGEFILVNGTTGAGKTTFCLAAAGILNHEYEGTSGGRLEISGREVMEYQDMGEIGSHIGFVFDDADAQLIFTTVEEEVLSGLENRGLDERSVRDKLEEIMNLTEISGLRYRAPHTLSGGQKQRVALAATLASGTECLILDEATAELDTEATEKIIKILSKLKSEGRTIIVVEQKPEEMSGIADRVVIIDDGRISGNYPADEYFRDYNIRKDDIGAEGECAGKIFLNTTDITEKNSDRIVVEFKNVTHNYGKETALDNVSLKIFKGELIAIIGENGSGKTTLSKHINGLLKPTSGEVVVAGINTAGSTVTELAKHAGLVFQNPDTMLFEDSVEKEILFGLKNIGADLTKDPDYINRILDEFGLSGKNNIFPRSMSRGERQRLAIACVTAMKPEIIILDEPTTGLDPEESLRIMNIIRRLAAEGHTVIMVSHDMKIVEKHAGRIIKMEGGKITGDISCSISGVI, encoded by the coding sequence ATGAAATCAAGGGATATCGCAATAGCCGGAATACTCCTGGCAATAGGTGCAATTTTAAGGTACCTCTCAAACATTGTACCGGGGGCAATAGTAGCCAATCCGATTATTGCCCTGTACTGTCTTGCAATTATACTTATCAGGCCAAAATTGAAGGATGCACTCGGTATAGGCATAGTTGCCGGAATTATATCCGCAATAATCAGCCATTCGATATTTCCGCCGGCAAACCTCATCAGTGAGCCGATAGGTGCACTTGTCTGCCTTGGTGTGTATAATCTCACCAGAAACAGAGTTCCGCTCTCACCCGGAATTTCAACCTTTATTGCAACCCTTGCAAGCGGATTTTCATTCCTGATAATAAGTATTGCAGTGATAATGTCGTCAATTATCTCCGCACCAGGAGAATCATTCACATTTGAGTTATTTGTGCTTACAGTATCCCCGATAATTATCCTGACGGCTATAGCAAACTCTGTGATTACACAGATTCTCTCAATACCATCCTCAAGAATTCTTATGAGAAACTCCTCAGGTATTCCTGAGGACAGTTCAGTTTCCGGGCATGCAGGAGCAACTGCCGGAAAGAAAGAAATAACAGATAAATTTCCGGCCTTCAGATTTGAGAATTATTCGTACAGTTACCCCCAGGGTGAAGGAAAGGCCCTCAGCAGTATTGATCTTGAGATTAAAAAAGGCGAATTTATCCTTGTAAACGGCACAACAGGTGCAGGTAAAACAACATTCTGCCTCGCCGCAGCAGGTATTTTAAACCATGAATATGAAGGGACTTCCGGCGGCAGACTGGAGATTTCCGGAAGGGAAGTCATGGAATATCAGGACATGGGAGAGATTGGAAGCCACATAGGCTTTGTATTTGATGATGCAGATGCCCAGCTCATCTTCACAACCGTAGAAGAGGAAGTACTCTCCGGGCTTGAGAACCGCGGGCTTGATGAAAGATCAGTCAGGGATAAACTTGAGGAGATAATGAACCTCACAGAGATTTCAGGCTTACGATACAGGGCACCGCATACACTCTCCGGCGGGCAGAAGCAGAGGGTGGCACTGGCAGCAACACTTGCTTCAGGAACTGAATGCTTAATCCTTGATGAGGCAACAGCAGAACTTGACACTGAGGCAACTGAGAAGATAATAAAGATCCTCTCAAAACTTAAAAGTGAAGGCAGGACTATCATCGTTGTTGAACAGAAACCAGAAGAGATGTCCGGAATTGCCGACAGGGTAGTCATCATAGATGACGGAAGAATTTCCGGAAATTACCCGGCAGACGAGTATTTCAGAGATTATAACATCCGGAAAGATGATATCGGTGCTGAAGGGGAATGCGCCGGAAAAATATTTTTAAATACCACAGATATTACAGAGAAGAACAGTGACAGGATAGTCGTTGAATTTAAAAATGTCACGCATAATTACGGAAAAGAGACTGCCCTTGACAATGTATCATTAAAGATATTTAAGGGAGAACTGATTGCTATAATCGGTGAGAATGGATCAGGTAAGACCACACTGTCAAAGCATATAAACGGACTCTTAAAACCAACCTCAGGGGAAGTTGTGGTAGCCGGAATCAATACCGCCGGAAGTACTGTCACAGAACTTGCAAAACATGCAGGGCTGGTATTTCAGAATCCTGACACCATGCTCTTTGAGGACAGTGTCGAAAAGGAGATATTATTCGGGCTTAAAAATATTGGTGCTGATTTGACCAAAGATCCGGATTACATCAACAGAATTCTTGACGAGTTCGGACTTTCCGGGAAAAATAATATATTTCCAAGATCAATGAGCCGGGGAGAGAGGCAGAGGCTTGCAATTGCCTGTGTAACTGCAATGAAACCGGAGATTATTATTCTTGACGAACCGACAACCGGACTTGACCCTGAGGAGTCACTCAGGATAATGAATATCATCCGCCGCCTTGCAGCAGAAGGGCATACAGTCATTATGGTCAGCCATGATATGAAGATTGTTGAGAAGCATGCCGGAAGGATCATAAAAATGGAAGGCGGAAAGATTACCGGGGACATTTCATGCAGTATTTCAGGGGTGATCTGA
- a CDS encoding tryptophan transporter, whose protein sequence is MKSKDIAIVGICLAIGAILRFVANMFPGAIVGNPVIALYCLAVILIRPSVKEAAGIGLVAGVMSMLISHSIFPPANLISEPLGAVVCAVTYSLLREKIPMKEAVTTFVSTCVSGFSFIGICMVVMLASFVAVPTGTVTGFFIAVLPIIIITAVINSVVTQILYIPSKKVLSR, encoded by the coding sequence ATGAAATCAAAAGATATAGCTATTGTAGGAATATGCCTTGCAATCGGGGCAATTCTAAGGTTTGTTGCAAATATGTTCCCCGGGGCCATAGTCGGAAATCCGGTTATTGCCCTGTACTGTCTTGCAGTTATTCTGATAAGACCATCAGTAAAGGAAGCAGCAGGAATCGGACTTGTGGCAGGCGTTATGTCTATGCTTATCAGTCATTCGATATTTCCGCCGGCAAACCTCATCAGTGAACCACTGGGAGCAGTTGTCTGTGCAGTGACATACAGCCTGCTGAGGGAGAAGATACCCATGAAGGAAGCAGTTACAACATTTGTATCAACATGCGTCAGTGGATTTTCCTTCATAGGGATCTGCATGGTTGTCATGCTGGCCTCCTTTGTTGCAGTTCCGACAGGCACAGTTACAGGATTTTTCATTGCTGTTCTTCCGATAATCATAATCACAGCAGTTATTAATTCGGTTGTCACACAGATTCTTTACATTCCGTCAAAGAAAGTTCTGTCAAGATGA